A genome region from Festucalex cinctus isolate MCC-2025b chromosome 17, RoL_Fcin_1.0, whole genome shotgun sequence includes the following:
- the ldb3b gene encoding LIM domain-binding protein 3b isoform X1, whose amino-acid sequence MSTYTVTLSGPAPWGFRLQGGKDFNMPLTISRITPGSKASGGNLTQGDIISAIDGISTDGLSHLEAQNKIKSATSRLVLSMQKSRRPAPVPTATPRMDSPMPIIPHQKVIANTPANVEYTPSFNPIALKDSALSTHKPIEVRGPGGKATIVHAQYNTPISMYSQDAIMDAIAGQSQAKGHDGEEAGSPLAAVLPMKDPVVDCASPVYQAVIRPTDNSLDLSEWARRAANLQSKSFKMLAHITGTEYMQDPNEEALQKSREKFLSEMRGPRFAKLRKWHHGLSAQILNVQN is encoded by the exons ATGAGCACGTACACGGTGACGCTGAGCGGCCCGGCGCCATGGGGCTTCCGGCTGCAGGGCGGGAAGGACTTCAACATGCCCCTCACCATCTCCAGG ATAACGCCCGGTAGCAAAGCGTCGGGCGGCAACCTGACGCAGGGCGACATCATCTCGGCCATCGACGGCATCAGCACCGACGGCCTTTCTCACTTGGAGGCCCAGAACAAGATCAAGTCGGCCACCAGCAGACTCGTCCTCAGCAtgcagaa GTCGAGACGTCCTGCGCCCGTCCCCACAGCCACGCCCAGGATGGACTCACCCATGCCTATCATCCCCCACCAGAAG GTCATCGCCAACACACCTGCAAA CGTGGAGTACACCCCCAGCTTCAACCCCATCGCCCTGAAGGACTCGGCGCTGTCCACCCACAAGCCCATCGAGGTGCGCGGGCCCGGCGGCAAGGCCACCATCGTACACGCGCAGTACAACACGCCCATCAGCATGTACTCGCAGGACGCCATCATGGACGCCATCGCCGGGCAATCACAGGCCAAAGGTCACGACGG TGAGGAGGCGGGATCCCCCCTGGC CGCGGTGCTGCCCATGAAGGACCCGGTGGTGGACTGCGCTTCGCCCGTGTACCAGGCGGTCATCAGGCCCACTGACAACTCCCTGGACTTGTCCGAGTGGGCTCGCCGCGCCGCCAACTTGCAGTCCAAAAGCTTCAAGATGCTGGCGCACATCACCGGAACCGAATACA TGCAAGACCCAAATGAGGAAGCGCTGCAGAAATCAAG AGAGAAGTTTCTGTCGGAGATGCGAGGTCCTCGCTTTGCCAAGCTGAGGAAATGGCACCACGGATTGTCTGCACAGATCCTCAACGTCCAGAACTAA
- the ldb3b gene encoding LIM domain-binding protein 3b isoform X2: MSTYTVTLSGPAPWGFRLQGGKDFNMPLTISRITPGSKASGGNLTQGDIISAIDGISTDGLSHLEAQNKIKSATSRLVLSMQKSRRPAPVPTATPRMDSPMPIIPHQKVIANTPANVEYTPSFNPIALKDSALSTHKPIEVRGPGGKATIVHAQYNTPISMYSQDAIMDAIAGQSQAKGHDGAVLPMKDPVVDCASPVYQAVIRPTDNSLDLSEWARRAANLQSKSFKMLAHITGTEYMQDPNEEALQKSREKFLSEMRGPRFAKLRKWHHGLSAQILNVQN, from the exons ATGAGCACGTACACGGTGACGCTGAGCGGCCCGGCGCCATGGGGCTTCCGGCTGCAGGGCGGGAAGGACTTCAACATGCCCCTCACCATCTCCAGG ATAACGCCCGGTAGCAAAGCGTCGGGCGGCAACCTGACGCAGGGCGACATCATCTCGGCCATCGACGGCATCAGCACCGACGGCCTTTCTCACTTGGAGGCCCAGAACAAGATCAAGTCGGCCACCAGCAGACTCGTCCTCAGCAtgcagaa GTCGAGACGTCCTGCGCCCGTCCCCACAGCCACGCCCAGGATGGACTCACCCATGCCTATCATCCCCCACCAGAAG GTCATCGCCAACACACCTGCAAA CGTGGAGTACACCCCCAGCTTCAACCCCATCGCCCTGAAGGACTCGGCGCTGTCCACCCACAAGCCCATCGAGGTGCGCGGGCCCGGCGGCAAGGCCACCATCGTACACGCGCAGTACAACACGCCCATCAGCATGTACTCGCAGGACGCCATCATGGACGCCATCGCCGGGCAATCACAGGCCAAAGGTCACGACGG CGCGGTGCTGCCCATGAAGGACCCGGTGGTGGACTGCGCTTCGCCCGTGTACCAGGCGGTCATCAGGCCCACTGACAACTCCCTGGACTTGTCCGAGTGGGCTCGCCGCGCCGCCAACTTGCAGTCCAAAAGCTTCAAGATGCTGGCGCACATCACCGGAACCGAATACA TGCAAGACCCAAATGAGGAAGCGCTGCAGAAATCAAG AGAGAAGTTTCTGTCGGAGATGCGAGGTCCTCGCTTTGCCAAGCTGAGGAAATGGCACCACGGATTGTCTGCACAGATCCTCAACGTCCAGAACTAA
- the ldb3b gene encoding LIM domain-binding protein 3b isoform X3, translated as MPPKTSKITPGSKASGGNLTQGDIISAIDGISTDGLSHLEAQNKIKSATSRLVLSMQKSRRPAPVPTATPRMDSPMPIIPHQKVIANTPANVEYTPSFNPIALKDSALSTHKPIEVRGPGGKATIVHAQYNTPISMYSQDAIMDAIAGQSQAKGHDGEEAGSPLAAVLPMKDPVVDCASPVYQAVIRPTDNSLDLSEWARRAANLQSKSFKMLAHITGTEYMQDPNEEALQKSREKFLSEMRGPRFAKLRKWHHGLSAQILNVQN; from the exons ATGCCTCCCAAAACAAGTAAG ATAACGCCCGGTAGCAAAGCGTCGGGCGGCAACCTGACGCAGGGCGACATCATCTCGGCCATCGACGGCATCAGCACCGACGGCCTTTCTCACTTGGAGGCCCAGAACAAGATCAAGTCGGCCACCAGCAGACTCGTCCTCAGCAtgcagaa GTCGAGACGTCCTGCGCCCGTCCCCACAGCCACGCCCAGGATGGACTCACCCATGCCTATCATCCCCCACCAGAAG GTCATCGCCAACACACCTGCAAA CGTGGAGTACACCCCCAGCTTCAACCCCATCGCCCTGAAGGACTCGGCGCTGTCCACCCACAAGCCCATCGAGGTGCGCGGGCCCGGCGGCAAGGCCACCATCGTACACGCGCAGTACAACACGCCCATCAGCATGTACTCGCAGGACGCCATCATGGACGCCATCGCCGGGCAATCACAGGCCAAAGGTCACGACGG TGAGGAGGCGGGATCCCCCCTGGC CGCGGTGCTGCCCATGAAGGACCCGGTGGTGGACTGCGCTTCGCCCGTGTACCAGGCGGTCATCAGGCCCACTGACAACTCCCTGGACTTGTCCGAGTGGGCTCGCCGCGCCGCCAACTTGCAGTCCAAAAGCTTCAAGATGCTGGCGCACATCACCGGAACCGAATACA TGCAAGACCCAAATGAGGAAGCGCTGCAGAAATCAAG AGAGAAGTTTCTGTCGGAGATGCGAGGTCCTCGCTTTGCCAAGCTGAGGAAATGGCACCACGGATTGTCTGCACAGATCCTCAACGTCCAGAACTAA